Genomic DNA from Lactococcus garvieae:
TAGATTGGACTATATTTCACAACGATTAGGGCATTCAAATTTACAAACCACAATGAATTACTATCTTGAATTAATGCCAGAAAAAAAGCACCTGCAAGATACAGACGCTTTAAATCTATTAAATTCATTAAAATAACAATTTTTAGCTATCATTTCCCTGAATTCTATTTTCAAATAATACATTAAAGATATCATTTTCTATAAACTTATCTAACAGTCTAATATTTTTAAAAATTTCAACTGACTCCAAATACTTATTTTTTAGTTCAACCTCATCAATAAGTTTTTGGTCTTCAGTTGATATTTTTTTATAAATACTTTCAAATATTTTTTCTATTACTAAAGAGAGTTCTGATTTTGTTAGTTCTTTAAACTTTATTTTGGTATCTATTCTTGAAAAAATTGGAAAGCCAAGTACTTCAGCAATATTTTTTTCATTGTTGAAGTTAGATGTGAGTATAAAAATACAATTTGATACATCAACCTTATAATTTATATCTTCAAATTCTCCCTCATCAAACATTTGATAAAAAACATTGTACAGAGAGGGTGATACTTTATCAAACTCATCAATTAACACTACATTTGTTTCCCTAGATAATAAGTCTCTCGCTAAAGATGGCTTCCCATGAGTATCTCCAAATATATATTTAAATGCTTCATCTGTTTGCATCATGGAAAATTGAATTCTTGTGAGCTTTCCATCATAAAAACTACTTATTTTTTTTGCAAGTTCCGTTTTCCCTACTCCTGAGGGACCGTAATACAATAGCACTAATGGTTGATTTTCTTTCAAAACAGTTGACTTGTACAAACCAACACAAGTTTTTTTCTTAGCTTCCTCTTGTCCTACAACATGACTATTTTTTACATCATTATAAAATTTAATGATATCTTCCGAATCTGCTTCATAATAATCAGACTTACGGTTTTTTATTATATTATCAAACTCCACCTCCAACGAATACTTAACACGTTTAGGTGCATTTTGAATATATAAATTCTCAATATCATGTCCTAAAATCACTATGTTAGGGAAGTTAGTAATTACATGATCTGTTACAGAAGCAAAATCATCAGAATAAATAACTACATTTTCAATAATATTCTTATTTACCTCACCCACTTCATTTACAGCA
This window encodes:
- a CDS encoding AAA family ATPase, giving the protein MDKIVLFDGSKKDFNAYVEKHGVEEYTPFMELIRQYNEKIRANDTSAVNEVGEVNKNIIENVVIYSDDFASVTDHVITNFPNIVILGHDIENLYIQNAPKRVKYSLEVEFDNIIKNRKSDYYEADSEDIIKFYNDVKNSHVVGQEEAKKKTCVGLYKSTVLKENQPLVLLYYGPSGVGKTELAKKISSFYDGKLTRIQFSMMQTDEAFKYIFGDTHGKPSLARDLLSRETNVVLIDEFDKVSPSLYNVFYQMFDEGEFEDINYKVDVSNCIFILTSNFNNEKNIAEVLGFPIFSRIDTKIKFKELTKSELSLVIEKIFESIYKKISTEDQKLIDEVELKNKYLESVEIFKNIRLLDKFIENDIFNVLFENRIQGNDS